One stretch of Hymenobacter chitinivorans DSM 11115 DNA includes these proteins:
- a CDS encoding asparaginase, translated as MSVTLPLVDITPAGHGARPATSVLVIYTGGTVGMEYNRRGELVPMKFERIRKKMPELRQLNMNLSVLSLPQIIDSSNVTASDWLGLAAIIEENYAQYDGFVVLHGTDTMAYSAAALSYLLENLGKPVVFTGSQVPVGRIRTDARRNLLTALDIAAARHPKAGTVRVPEVCVFFNDLLIRGNRAKKVESQQYNAFRSENYPPLARAGIEVEFNDQQVRHLPSARLRVHRHLDEQVVILKLFPGITERVVRAVLEVEGLRGCVLETYGSGNAPTAPWFLRCLGDAHARGVQILNVSQCEEGRVIQGQYETSSQLTDLGVIGGEDITAEAAITKLMFVLGLGLAPHETARLLAQDLRGEISLG; from the coding sequence ATGTCCGTCACGCTGCCCCTTGTTGATATTACGCCGGCCGGCCACGGCGCCCGGCCCGCTACGTCGGTGCTGGTCATCTACACCGGCGGCACGGTGGGCATGGAGTACAACCGGCGCGGGGAGCTGGTGCCCATGAAGTTTGAGCGAATCCGCAAGAAGATGCCCGAGCTGCGGCAGCTCAACATGAACCTCTCGGTGCTGAGCCTGCCCCAGATTATCGACTCGTCTAACGTCACGGCCTCCGACTGGCTGGGGCTGGCCGCTATTATCGAGGAAAACTACGCGCAGTACGACGGATTTGTGGTGCTGCATGGCACCGATACCATGGCCTACTCGGCGGCGGCCCTGAGCTACTTGCTCGAAAACCTGGGCAAGCCGGTCGTCTTTACCGGCTCCCAGGTGCCCGTGGGCCGCATCCGCACCGACGCCCGCCGCAACCTGCTCACGGCCCTCGACATTGCCGCCGCCCGCCACCCCAAAGCCGGCACCGTGCGCGTGCCCGAAGTGTGCGTGTTCTTCAACGACCTGCTGATTCGGGGCAACCGGGCCAAAAAGGTGGAAAGCCAGCAGTACAACGCCTTCCGTAGCGAAAATTACCCGCCCCTGGCCCGGGCCGGCATCGAGGTCGAGTTCAACGACCAGCAGGTACGCCACCTGCCCTCGGCCCGCCTGCGCGTACACCGCCACCTCGACGAGCAGGTCGTGATTCTGAAGCTCTTTCCCGGCATTACCGAGCGGGTGGTGCGGGCCGTGCTGGAGGTGGAAGGCCTGCGCGGTTGCGTGCTCGAAACCTACGGCTCGGGCAATGCGCCCACCGCGCCCTGGTTTTTGCGCTGCCTCGGCGACGCCCACGCCCGCGGCGTACAGATTCTCAACGTGAGCCAGTGCGAGGAGGGCCGCGTAATTCAGGGCCAGTACGAAACCAGCTCCCAACTCACTGACCTGGGCGTCATTGGTGGCGAGGACATCACGGCCGAGGCTGCCATTACCAAGCTCATGTTTGTGCTGGGCCTGGGCCTCGCTCCCCACGAAACGGCCCGTTTGCTGGCCCAGGACCTACGGGGCGAAATATCTTTAGGCTAA
- a CDS encoding PAS domain S-box protein, giving the protein MNEHYSINSTNPWEKDVQLVQQVFDAVAVLDPQGHILWGNDGLTSLVGQPPAELRQRTVWAVLGGSGAGQVTATYVQAQLRAEAAFRYEALLQHSNTSAQWVRVRVQPLPASAAPGRFVALVELLTDSSATQQALAENEVRFRYLTEHVPGVLFQWRHNHTTPSGLVYISPRLRELFGIVLDNDKQLEEFIHPDDRPRWKAALQQAGKEDGSWAFEGRLLVPGQPLRWFRGTAIRSLSDAEGSLHSGILVDVTALKQAEEALRANEQRWQLAMERFGDGAWEFNYQTGEEYFSAAYQAMLGYEEAEFAREHQSWLTHVHPDDVAVSLQASDAYLSGREPIYSVERRLRCRNGEYKWVLTRGLVTKSDAEGKPLIMTGVHTDISAIKAANAAVEASRLRLSTTIANFQEGILLVDEDHRVMLANEAICRLFNSTITGPELVGLDARQFGEQAKNRLRDEQEFVARYQRLIQQQQLATGETFVLKDGRVLQGDFVPIHIDAQYIGYLWKFQDITERQISEDKLRRREEKYRSIIEYMKLGLVETSMDGVITYVNQAFCDITGYDFDEFLHQQAMQRVVSPDNLQLLTQKNADRAQGISDTYELTITSKSGQRKWLLISAAPVYNDAREVYGSIGITLDITDRKELEHNLRRAKEAAEESARSKELFLANMSHEIRTPMNAILGMGQLLAKTPLDAEQQNYLRAIATSGENLLVIINDILDLSKIGASQLFIERIGFSLTALLQQIEKSLHFKAEEKSLRFLIQADTGLPPVLLGDPYRITQVLLNLAGNSIKFTEKGQVSIICELVGHTPEHVELRFTVADTGIGIDADFLGNIFQEFSQEDSSVTRKFGGTGLGLSISRSLVNLMGGEIDIVSRKNEGTRSSFTLRLAIGSEKDMPQKAPITADIRERLRGKRVLLTEDNAFNRQIAKGFLQNAALLVTEAENGAVAVELARQQSFDLILMDVQMPVMNGLEATAQLREELGLTTPIIALTANAIKGEREKCLRAGMNDYLSKPFQEDDLLKVISYWTLGEPLVGNTAQEPGAPALTAPLYNLALIYQIGQGDPDFTVLMLESFIEGAEEAVRDLRQAQQTQNVELLRATTHKLKPSLEHLQVHLLLPVVQQLDTWRGAFDQAQLTPLIDRTSHVLQRLIAHLNVELQDARPGVEPS; this is encoded by the coding sequence GTGAACGAGCACTATTCTATTAACTCCACCAACCCCTGGGAGAAGGACGTGCAGTTGGTGCAGCAGGTATTCGACGCGGTGGCCGTGCTGGACCCGCAGGGCCATATTCTGTGGGGCAATGACGGCCTGACCAGCCTGGTGGGCCAGCCGCCGGCCGAGCTGCGGCAGCGCACCGTCTGGGCGGTACTGGGCGGCAGCGGGGCCGGACAGGTGACGGCAACCTACGTGCAGGCGCAGCTGCGGGCCGAAGCTGCCTTCCGCTACGAGGCGCTGCTGCAGCATTCCAATACCTCCGCCCAGTGGGTGCGCGTGCGGGTGCAGCCCTTGCCGGCCTCGGCCGCGCCCGGCCGCTTTGTGGCCCTGGTGGAGCTGCTCACCGATTCCAGCGCCACCCAGCAGGCCCTGGCCGAAAATGAGGTGCGGTTTCGCTACCTGACCGAGCACGTGCCGGGCGTATTGTTTCAGTGGCGCCACAACCACACCACACCCTCGGGCCTGGTCTACATCAGTCCGCGCCTGCGGGAGCTGTTCGGCATCGTGCTCGACAACGACAAGCAGCTCGAGGAGTTTATTCACCCTGACGACCGGCCGCGCTGGAAAGCTGCCCTGCAGCAAGCCGGTAAGGAGGATGGCAGCTGGGCTTTCGAGGGGCGCCTGCTGGTGCCGGGCCAGCCCCTGCGCTGGTTTCGGGGCACGGCCATTCGCTCCCTCTCCGATGCTGAAGGCAGCCTGCACAGCGGTATTCTGGTCGACGTTACGGCCCTGAAGCAGGCCGAAGAAGCATTGCGAGCCAACGAGCAGCGCTGGCAGCTGGCCATGGAGCGGTTCGGCGACGGAGCCTGGGAGTTTAATTATCAAACCGGGGAGGAGTATTTCTCGGCCGCCTACCAGGCCATGCTGGGCTACGAGGAAGCCGAATTTGCCCGGGAGCACCAAAGCTGGCTAACCCACGTGCACCCCGACGACGTTGCCGTCAGCTTGCAGGCCTCCGACGCCTACCTAAGCGGCCGGGAGCCAATTTACTCCGTGGAGCGCCGCCTGCGCTGCCGCAACGGTGAGTACAAATGGGTGCTGACCCGCGGCCTGGTCACCAAATCCGATGCTGAGGGTAAGCCTCTGATCATGACCGGGGTCCACACCGATATTTCGGCCATCAAGGCCGCTAATGCCGCCGTGGAAGCCTCGCGCCTGCGCCTGTCGACCACCATTGCCAACTTCCAGGAGGGTATTCTGCTGGTTGATGAGGACCACCGGGTGATGCTGGCCAACGAGGCCATTTGCCGGCTGTTCAACAGCACCATCACTGGCCCGGAGCTGGTGGGCCTCGACGCCCGGCAGTTTGGGGAGCAGGCCAAAAACCGCCTCCGCGACGAGCAGGAGTTTGTGGCCCGCTACCAACGGCTGATTCAGCAGCAGCAGCTCGCCACGGGCGAAACTTTCGTGCTCAAGGACGGCCGCGTGCTGCAGGGCGACTTTGTGCCCATCCACATCGACGCGCAGTACATCGGCTACCTGTGGAAGTTTCAGGACATCACCGAGCGGCAGATTAGCGAAGACAAGCTGCGCCGCCGCGAGGAAAAGTACCGCAGCATCATCGAGTACATGAAGCTGGGCCTGGTCGAGACGAGCATGGACGGGGTTATTACCTACGTCAACCAGGCGTTCTGCGATATTACCGGCTACGACTTCGACGAGTTTTTGCACCAGCAGGCTATGCAGCGCGTGGTCAGCCCCGATAACCTGCAGCTGCTCACCCAGAAGAATGCCGACCGGGCCCAGGGTATTTCCGACACTTACGAGCTGACTATTACCAGCAAGAGCGGGCAGCGCAAGTGGCTGCTGATCAGTGCGGCCCCGGTTTACAACGACGCCCGGGAAGTGTACGGCTCCATTGGCATCACCCTCGATATCACCGACCGCAAGGAGCTGGAGCACAACCTGCGCCGGGCCAAGGAGGCCGCCGAGGAGTCGGCGCGCAGCAAGGAGCTGTTTCTGGCCAACATGAGCCACGAAATCCGCACGCCCATGAATGCCATTCTGGGCATGGGGCAGCTGCTGGCCAAAACTCCGCTCGACGCCGAGCAGCAAAACTACCTGCGGGCCATTGCCACCTCCGGCGAAAACCTGCTGGTCATCATCAACGACATTCTGGACTTGTCCAAAATCGGGGCCAGCCAGCTCTTTATCGAGCGAATCGGCTTCAGCCTGACGGCCCTGCTCCAACAGATTGAGAAGAGCCTGCACTTCAAAGCCGAGGAAAAAAGCCTGCGCTTCCTGATTCAGGCCGATACCGGCCTGCCCCCGGTGCTGCTCGGCGACCCGTACCGCATCACCCAGGTGCTGCTCAACCTGGCCGGCAACTCCATCAAGTTCACCGAAAAAGGGCAGGTGTCCATCATCTGTGAGCTGGTCGGCCACACTCCGGAGCACGTGGAGCTGCGCTTCACCGTGGCCGACACCGGCATCGGCATCGACGCCGACTTTTTGGGCAACATCTTCCAGGAGTTCAGCCAGGAAGACTCGTCGGTGACCCGCAAGTTTGGGGGCACCGGCCTGGGCCTGAGCATCAGCCGCAGCCTGGTGAACCTGATGGGTGGGGAAATTGACATTGTGAGCCGCAAAAACGAAGGCACCCGCAGCTCGTTTACGCTGCGGCTCGCCATCGGCTCGGAAAAGGACATGCCCCAGAAGGCCCCCATTACCGCCGACATCCGGGAGCGGCTGCGCGGCAAGCGGGTGCTACTCACCGAGGATAACGCCTTCAACCGGCAGATTGCCAAGGGTTTTCTGCAAAACGCGGCCCTGCTCGTGACCGAAGCCGAAAACGGCGCCGTGGCCGTGGAACTGGCCCGCCAGCAAAGCTTCGACCTGATTCTGATGGACGTGCAGATGCCGGTCATGAACGGGCTGGAGGCCACGGCCCAGCTGCGCGAGGAGCTGGGCCTGACCACGCCCATTATTGCCCTGACGGCCAACGCCATTAAAGGGGAGCGGGAAAAATGCCTGCGGGCCGGCATGAACGACTACCTGTCCAAGCCCTTCCAGGAAGATGACCTGCTCAAAGTCATCAGCTACTGGACCCTGGGCGAGCCCCTGGTGGGCAATACCGCGCAGGAGCCGGGCGCCCCGGCCCTGACGGCCCCGCTCTACAACTTGGCTCTGATTTACCAGATTGGGCAGGGCGACCCCGACTTTACGGTGCTCATGCTCGAATCCTTTATCGAGGGGGCCGAAGAAGCGGTGCGCGACTTGCGCCAGGCCCAGCAAACCCAGAACGTGGAATTGCTGCGGGCCACCACCCACAAGCTCAAGCCTAGCCTGGAACACCTGCAGGTGCACTTGCTGCTGCCCGTAGTGCAGCAGCTCGATACCTGGCGCGGCGCCTTCGACCAGGCCCAGCTCACGCCCCTGATTGACCGCACCAGCCACGTGCTGCAACGCCTGATTGCCCACCTGAACGTGGAGCTGCAGGATGCCCGTCCCGGCGTGGAGCCCAGCTAG
- a CDS encoding GAF domain-containing protein, translating into MNSLLIPSNESARLRAVARYRCLGNLHEQVFDELVALAASLCRVPISFLSLVEAESVWFRNTAGWTGAEHLPRDYSLCSVAILQDEATVFEDLRKEPCQLIQSAEIELLNLQFFVGIPLKTADGFNIGVLAIADHCPQAPKPEDQRLLEAYSRLTVSLLELNRAENQSAPIASGVYEAVEDAIRWMQTLSATLLRTTLPTVAEVSRVKQIIGQEADDTARRVQDLLGPWHTSPGAA; encoded by the coding sequence ATGAATAGCCTGCTTATTCCCAGTAATGAATCGGCCCGGCTCCGGGCCGTGGCCCGCTACCGCTGCCTGGGCAACCTGCACGAGCAGGTTTTCGACGAACTCGTGGCCCTGGCCGCCTCCCTGTGCCGGGTTCCCATTTCCTTTCTGTCCCTGGTCGAGGCCGAATCGGTGTGGTTTCGCAACACGGCGGGCTGGACCGGGGCCGAGCACCTGCCCCGTGACTACAGCCTGTGCTCGGTGGCCATTCTGCAGGACGAAGCCACGGTGTTTGAAGATCTGCGAAAGGAGCCCTGCCAGTTGATTCAATCGGCGGAAATCGAGCTGCTCAACCTGCAGTTTTTCGTCGGCATTCCGCTTAAGACTGCTGATGGCTTCAACATCGGCGTGCTGGCCATTGCCGATCATTGCCCCCAGGCGCCCAAGCCTGAAGATCAGCGGTTGCTCGAAGCCTACTCCCGCCTCACGGTCAGCCTGCTGGAACTCAACCGGGCCGAAAATCAGAGCGCGCCCATTGCCTCCGGGGTATACGAGGCCGTCGAGGATGCCATCCGCTGGATGCAAACCCTGAGCGCCACCCTGCTGCGAACCACCCTGCCTACCGTGGCCGAGGTAAGCCGGGTAAAGCAGATTATCGGGCAGGAAGCCGACGACACGGCCCGGCGCGTGCAGGATTTGCTGGGTCCCTGGCATACCTCGCCGGGAGCGGCCTAG
- a CDS encoding SusC/RagA family TonB-linked outer membrane protein has translation MKKPVPKMGRITLPALLCCLPLHAALAEAAGVVLPAARAVTAAADIPVTGRVVDENGAGLPGVNVLVKGTAIGTQTDADGRFSLTAPDTGTLVFSFVGYAAREVPISGSAPLSVSLVPDAKSLSEVVVVGYLTQDRQNVTSAVSSLDVKETVKAPVATITQGIQGRVSGVQVQSSGGPGDAPVVTIRGIGTLGAAGSGPLYVIDGLWTGNIRDLNPNDIETLTVLKDASSTAVYGSSGANGVVLITTKKGKSGRPSISFNGYTGVEQVYKRYNLTNASDWADRAVQAYQNAGLDPLNNGQNSLAGAVKGPGGAFNPAIDTDWQQEFFQTGKIEDYNLTFSGGSSADKSASNFLISGDYFHQEGIVQGPDFKRYSLRLNSGLTRGRFKFQENAQFTHLGVTLLNGVPFIDVLTMLPSIPVYDPANEGGFGIGSPTLNTFATNPIGAQQLLRRTQSDNRLAGNVSADVSIFDFLSYRLNAAMDGHTYSNADAQQSGIIRQNTRINTSSLNEFLGYDVFLMAENTLNFNRAFGDHHVNVVLGYSEQRYLQHNVQAGTQGFTSVPQYYFELSAGRDKGIINGTSTENSKRSFFAQATYDFKNRYLFSLSGRRDGSSRFRSENRWGNFGAASLGWRISEEDFFKNALPMVNNLKLRASYGGNGNDALFGSYGGNYLTTPIIGQNVNYVIGTDQRIVNGSTQLALASPDLQWEERYTKNAGLDLSVLDNRLSVSADYYVAETRKALAPVQVPTYLGHFGDILYQNAGNIENRGFELALGYHENRQAFTYGADFTLTTIRNRVTAVPVKGTAFEGGEGVTRSELGTSLGEFFLIPFEGIFQSKEEVLNYKSATGTVIQPYASPGDVRYRDVNNDGKIDNADRTYVGSAIPKLQMGLNLTAAYKGFDFSLFLQSATGNKVYNTARVFLESYNGPNNYNADVTPWSPSNPSSTTPRLLQGGGLGDLGVAAASNARFNSTRWLEDGSYLRLKNIQLGYTLPQSLTSKVSGLGSVRLYVTGRNVVTFTKYTGFDPETTGTGFYSRGVDNSAYPNVRSFTGGLQVNF, from the coding sequence ATGAAAAAGCCAGTACCCAAAATGGGTCGGATTACCCTTCCGGCTTTGCTCTGCTGCCTACCCCTGCACGCTGCCCTGGCAGAAGCGGCCGGGGTAGTTCTGCCCGCCGCCCGCGCCGTAACGGCCGCGGCGGATATTCCCGTGACCGGCCGCGTGGTGGATGAAAACGGCGCGGGTTTGCCCGGGGTAAACGTGCTGGTCAAGGGCACCGCCATTGGTACCCAAACCGATGCCGACGGCCGCTTCAGCCTGACGGCCCCCGACACGGGCACGTTGGTTTTCTCCTTCGTGGGCTACGCGGCCCGGGAAGTGCCCATCAGCGGATCGGCGCCGCTGAGCGTGAGTCTGGTGCCCGACGCGAAAAGCCTGTCGGAAGTGGTGGTGGTGGGGTATCTGACCCAGGACCGGCAGAACGTGACCAGCGCCGTGAGCAGCCTCGACGTGAAGGAAACTGTGAAGGCCCCGGTGGCTACCATCACCCAGGGCATCCAGGGCCGGGTGTCGGGGGTGCAAGTGCAGAGCTCCGGCGGCCCCGGCGACGCGCCCGTGGTGACCATTCGCGGCATTGGCACGCTGGGCGCGGCCGGCAGCGGCCCGCTCTACGTCATTGACGGGCTGTGGACGGGCAACATCCGGGACCTGAACCCCAACGACATCGAAACCCTGACCGTGCTCAAGGATGCCTCCTCCACGGCCGTGTACGGGTCGAGCGGGGCCAACGGCGTGGTGCTGATTACGACCAAAAAGGGCAAATCGGGCCGGCCTTCCATTAGCTTTAACGGCTACACCGGCGTGGAACAGGTGTACAAGCGCTACAACCTGACCAACGCCAGCGACTGGGCCGACCGGGCCGTGCAGGCCTACCAGAACGCCGGCCTGGACCCGCTCAACAACGGGCAGAACAGCCTGGCCGGGGCCGTGAAGGGGCCGGGCGGAGCTTTCAACCCCGCAATTGACACCGACTGGCAACAGGAGTTTTTCCAGACCGGTAAAATCGAGGACTACAACCTGACGTTTTCGGGCGGCTCCAGCGCCGATAAAAGCGCCAGCAATTTTCTGATTTCGGGCGACTATTTCCACCAGGAAGGCATTGTGCAGGGGCCCGACTTCAAGCGCTACAGCCTGCGCCTGAACTCGGGGCTGACCCGCGGCCGGTTCAAATTCCAGGAAAACGCGCAGTTCACCCACCTGGGCGTGACCCTGCTCAACGGGGTGCCGTTTATCGACGTGCTGACGATGCTGCCCAGCATTCCGGTGTATGACCCGGCCAACGAGGGCGGCTTCGGAATTGGCTCGCCCACGCTCAACACCTTCGCCACCAATCCCATCGGGGCCCAGCAGCTGCTGCGCCGCACCCAGTCGGACAACCGGCTGGCCGGCAACGTCAGCGCCGACGTGTCCATCTTCGACTTTCTGAGCTACCGGCTCAACGCGGCCATGGACGGCCACACCTACAGCAACGCCGACGCCCAGCAGTCGGGCATTATCCGGCAGAATACCCGCATCAACACCTCCTCGCTCAACGAGTTTCTGGGCTACGACGTGTTTTTGATGGCCGAAAACACGCTCAACTTCAACCGGGCCTTCGGCGACCACCACGTGAATGTGGTGCTGGGCTACTCCGAGCAGCGCTACCTGCAGCACAACGTGCAGGCCGGCACCCAGGGCTTTACCAGCGTGCCGCAGTACTACTTCGAACTCAGCGCCGGCCGCGACAAAGGCATTATCAACGGCACGTCGACGGAAAACTCCAAGCGGTCCTTCTTTGCCCAGGCCACGTACGACTTCAAGAACCGCTACCTGTTTTCGCTCAGCGGGCGGCGCGATGGGTCGTCGCGCTTCCGGTCGGAAAACCGCTGGGGCAACTTCGGGGCGGCTTCCCTGGGCTGGCGCATCAGCGAGGAAGACTTCTTCAAGAACGCCCTGCCGATGGTCAACAACCTGAAGCTGCGCGCCAGCTACGGCGGCAACGGCAACGACGCCCTGTTTGGCTCCTACGGCGGCAACTACCTGACCACGCCCATCATCGGGCAGAATGTGAACTACGTCATTGGCACCGACCAGCGCATCGTCAACGGCTCGACCCAGCTGGCCCTGGCCAGCCCCGACCTGCAGTGGGAGGAGCGCTACACCAAGAATGCGGGCCTGGACCTGAGCGTGCTGGACAACCGCCTGAGCGTGTCGGCCGACTACTACGTGGCCGAAACCCGCAAGGCCCTGGCCCCGGTGCAGGTGCCAACCTACCTGGGTCACTTCGGCGACATTCTGTACCAGAACGCCGGTAACATCGAAAACCGGGGCTTTGAGCTGGCCCTGGGCTACCACGAAAACCGCCAGGCCTTCACCTACGGCGCCGACTTTACCCTGACCACCATCCGCAACCGGGTAACGGCCGTGCCGGTGAAAGGCACCGCCTTCGAGGGCGGCGAGGGTGTGACCCGCTCCGAGCTGGGCACGTCGTTGGGCGAGTTTTTCCTGATTCCCTTCGAGGGCATTTTCCAGTCGAAAGAGGAAGTGCTGAACTACAAGAGCGCCACTGGCACCGTGATTCAGCCCTACGCCTCGCCCGGCGACGTGCGCTACCGCGACGTGAACAACGACGGCAAGATTGACAACGCCGACCGCACCTACGTGGGCTCGGCCATTCCCAAGCTGCAGATGGGCCTGAACCTGACCGCGGCCTACAAGGGCTTCGACTTCTCGCTGTTTTTGCAGAGTGCCACCGGCAATAAGGTGTATAACACGGCCCGGGTATTCCTGGAAAGCTACAACGGGCCCAACAACTACAACGCCGACGTGACGCCCTGGAGCCCCTCGAACCCGAGCTCCACCACGCCCCGCCTGCTGCAGGGTGGGGGCCTCGGTGACCTGGGTGTGGCCGCCGCCTCCAATGCCCGCTTCAACTCGACGCGGTGGCTGGAAGACGGCTCCTACCTGCGCCTGAAAAACATTCAGCTGGGCTACACTTTGCCCCAGAGCCTGACCAGCAAGGTCTCGGGCCTGGGCAGTGTGCGCCTCTACGTGACGGGCCGCAACGTGGTGACCTTCACCAAGTACACCGGCTTCGACCCGGAAACGACCGGCACGGGCTTCTACAGCCGCGGCGTGGACAACAGCGCCTACCCGAACGTGCGCAGCTTCACCGGCGGCCTGCAGGTCAACTTCTAA
- a CDS encoding RagB/SusD family nutrient uptake outer membrane protein, with protein sequence MKFPKLPALLLTGSLLVATGCEKDLLDKTNPNAPSTAQFWKTQDDAVKSVYACYSGLQQFACYYRSWHFMAHRSDESYSQSPFVELANFTRFITPDNNFFISSFAWNDYYRTIFRTNQVLTHVPEIPMDETLKQQLLGEARFVRALSYFDLVYFFGNIPLILTEPTVTTRAPQAPPEQVEAQIIADLQAAIPSLPVSYSDAEKGRATRGAAQALLAKVYMQQHKYTEASALFAQIMSSGQYDLVPNYLDNFTDANENNRESVFEVQFTGAVLEVGQGQDNASSSESHDRPNFFGPPGPTFADVQPRRWLLDEYKDSTVALAPGSSTKHLIDPRRDISLIHAGNPGRFYGKTFAEWNWNPSQQYWRKYLNDRTRTDENFTSGINHRVIRFADVLLMQAEALNELGRPQDALPLVNRVRQRASVNLAPLTGTYTRESLRPLIRSERAKELAGEGTRWFDILRWGLLDNQAGIDELKGRDPDFTNFRLGISKLLPIPQRDLDIDPSVKQNPGY encoded by the coding sequence ATGAAATTCCCCAAACTACCCGCGCTGCTGCTCACCGGCAGCCTGCTCGTGGCCACTGGCTGCGAAAAGGATTTGCTCGATAAAACCAACCCCAACGCCCCATCGACGGCCCAGTTCTGGAAAACCCAGGACGATGCCGTGAAAAGCGTGTACGCCTGCTACTCGGGCCTGCAGCAGTTTGCCTGCTACTACCGCAGCTGGCACTTTATGGCCCACCGCTCCGACGAGTCCTACAGCCAGAGCCCCTTCGTGGAGCTGGCCAACTTCACCCGCTTCATTACCCCCGACAATAACTTTTTCATTTCGTCCTTTGCCTGGAACGACTATTACCGGACCATTTTCCGCACGAATCAGGTGCTGACTCACGTGCCGGAAATTCCGATGGACGAGACGCTCAAGCAGCAGCTGCTGGGCGAGGCGCGCTTCGTGCGGGCCTTGTCGTACTTCGATTTGGTGTATTTCTTCGGCAACATTCCGCTGATTCTGACCGAGCCCACCGTGACGACCCGCGCCCCGCAGGCCCCGCCGGAGCAGGTAGAGGCCCAGATTATTGCCGACCTGCAGGCCGCCATTCCAAGCCTGCCGGTGTCGTACTCCGACGCGGAGAAGGGCCGCGCCACCCGCGGGGCGGCCCAGGCCCTGCTGGCCAAGGTGTACATGCAGCAGCACAAGTACACCGAGGCTTCGGCCCTGTTTGCCCAGATAATGAGCTCGGGGCAGTACGATTTGGTGCCCAATTACCTCGACAACTTCACCGACGCCAACGAAAATAACCGCGAATCGGTGTTCGAGGTGCAGTTTACGGGCGCCGTGCTGGAAGTAGGGCAGGGGCAGGACAATGCTTCCTCCTCGGAAAGCCACGACCGGCCCAACTTTTTCGGTCCTCCCGGCCCCACTTTCGCCGACGTGCAGCCCCGCCGCTGGCTGCTCGACGAGTACAAGGACTCGACCGTGGCGCTGGCGCCCGGCAGCAGCACCAAGCACCTGATTGACCCCCGCCGCGACATCAGCCTGATTCACGCCGGCAACCCGGGCCGCTTCTACGGCAAGACCTTCGCCGAGTGGAACTGGAACCCCAGCCAGCAGTACTGGCGCAAGTACCTCAACGACCGGACCCGCACCGACGAGAACTTTACCTCCGGCATCAACCACCGCGTGATTCGCTTCGCCGACGTGCTGCTGATGCAGGCTGAGGCTCTCAACGAGCTGGGCCGGCCCCAGGACGCGCTGCCGTTGGTGAACCGGGTGCGGCAACGGGCTTCCGTAAACCTGGCCCCGCTGACCGGCACGTACACCCGGGAATCGTTGCGGCCCCTGATTCGCAGTGAGCGGGCCAAGGAGCTGGCCGGCGAGGGCACCCGCTGGTTCGACATTCTGCGCTGGGGCTTGCTGGACAACCAGGCCGGCATCGACGAGCTCAAGGGCCGGGACCCGGACTTCACCAACTTCCGTCTGGGTATCTCCAAGCTGCTGCCCATTCCGCAGCGCGACCTGGACATTGACCCCAGCGTGAAGCAGAACCCGGGCTACTAA